The DNA sequence GACCCATCTCGGCACGGAGAGAAAATCGCAAGTTTGGAATTCTCGAGGATTCCAAGAAGCTTGTCTAAACAGCCAAATCAGACTGAGTGGAGATTTTCAACCAATGAGAACCAATGGAACGACCGTGGAAAGATTACTCTCTTCTTTGATACGCATTTCAGGGGGCTAACTCCGTTACACTCAAGAAGCGACGCCGAGTGTACCATTGAGTCAGTGTGAACACTATTTCTTCGGAAGACCACAAGTTGACGAACCAATTCAGTCTAATTGCAGTATCTGGGCTTGGAAGTCACGCCTTTGAATCGTTCAAGGAAAACAATGGGTCACACATGTGGCTGCGTGACTCACTTTCTCACGACATTCCCAACATGAGAATTCTGATATACGGCTACGATACTCAAATCGATGGTAGTACATCTTTCGCCAATCTAGATGATCTAGCCAATGAGTTCCAGGAGAAGATCAAGAGTATGAGAAGCTATCCACGGCTTAAAAGATCCGAAATATCGACTACAAACCCTGAAAGGCCACTCATACTTATTGGACACAGCCTaggcggcatcatcatcaaagcagTGAGTTCGACCCTCTTATATAAGAACCTGTGAACTGACGTCATGATATGCACTGATTCGAATGAACGATGGTGATGATTCGGACAAGGCAAACTTCAAATCGATATATGGAATGCT is a window from the Trichoderma atroviride chromosome 5, complete sequence genome containing:
- a CDS encoding uncharacterized protein (EggNog:ENOG41~TransMembrane:1 (o7-27i)); the protein is MEVLGDSMSWISIILMLIATISIPLLIQHFRNGDIAKTNVQTTKPRVSPLDATPRSVVYRLRGIPSRLEQHDVKKLVKEALPLEDDITVHIDSLADDPSRHGEKIASLEFSRIPRSLSKQPNQTEWRFSTNENQWNDRGKITLFFDTHFRGLTPLHSRSDAECTIDLIAVSGLGSHAFESFKENNGSHMWLRDSLSHDIPNMRILIYGYDTQIDGSTSFANLDDLANEFQEKIKSMRSYPRLKRSEISTTNPERPLILIGHSLGGIIIKAVSSTLLYKNL